One Nonomuraea angiospora DNA segment encodes these proteins:
- a CDS encoding dienelactone hydrolase family protein — protein MCYDDDAAPPRLQPPITGTRAAAIRLTSSDGTSFAAYEAHPDEVRGPGVVILPDLRGLHEFYKQLAVRLAEQGHPAVAIDYYGRTATDDDRGESFSLMAHVGKLTREGIQSDLRAAADHLGGPAVALGFCMGGRNAFFASDPRFGFAGVIGFYGAPGIAGPYGPGPTQHAAELGAPILGLFGGADEGIPAEAVAEFDQALTAAGVEHEIVTYPGAPHGFFDAAHAEHAAACENAWKRVLAFLASH, from the coding sequence ATGTGTTACGACGACGACGCCGCACCGCCACGCCTCCAGCCGCCCATCACCGGCACCCGAGCCGCCGCCATCCGCCTGACCTCCTCCGACGGCACGTCCTTCGCCGCGTACGAGGCCCATCCCGACGAGGTCCGGGGTCCGGGCGTGGTGATCCTGCCCGACCTGCGCGGGCTCCACGAGTTCTACAAGCAGCTGGCCGTACGGCTGGCGGAGCAGGGCCATCCGGCCGTCGCCATCGACTACTACGGCAGGACCGCCACCGACGACGACCGGGGCGAGTCGTTCTCGCTTATGGCGCACGTCGGCAAACTGACCAGGGAGGGCATCCAGTCCGACCTGCGGGCCGCGGCCGACCACCTGGGCGGCCCGGCCGTGGCGCTCGGGTTCTGCATGGGCGGGCGCAACGCGTTCTTCGCCTCGGATCCCAGGTTCGGGTTCGCGGGGGTGATCGGGTTCTACGGGGCGCCGGGGATCGCGGGGCCGTACGGTCCCGGCCCGACGCAGCACGCGGCGGAGCTGGGGGCGCCGATCCTCGGGCTCTTCGGCGGGGCGGACGAGGGGATCCCGGCCGAGGCTGTCGCGGAGTTCGACCAGGCGCTCACGGCGGCTGGGGTGGAGCACGAGATCGTGACCTACCCGGGCGCGCCGCACGGCTTCTTCGACGCCGCCCACGCCGAGCACGCCGCCGCCTGCGAGAACGCCTGGAAGCGGGTGCTCGCCTTCCTGGCGAGCCACTGA
- a CDS encoding RNA polymerase sigma-70 factor: MPTFEDHRSLLTGVAYRILGSVADAEDVVQEAWLRWSGVDEAAVGDPKAYLVRVTSRLAIDRLRWAKSRRESYVGPWLPEPVSTTPDVAEHAELAESVELALLLVLETLSPLERAVFVLREAFDLPFTEIAEIIGRAEPATRQLARRARDHVRDRRPRFDVDRQERRRITERFISASAEGDLDGLIELFASGVTMVSDGGGKARAALRVITGADNVSRWLLSISTPANIAAFMTSIGMAGISDLSFGLATMNNAPAMVISAGGRVITVASLLISDGKIDTIYLIANPEKIAHLEPV, encoded by the coding sequence ATGCCGACCTTTGAAGACCACCGAAGCCTGCTGACCGGCGTCGCGTACCGGATCCTGGGCAGTGTCGCCGACGCCGAGGACGTCGTGCAGGAGGCGTGGTTGCGCTGGTCGGGGGTGGACGAGGCGGCCGTCGGCGATCCCAAGGCGTATCTGGTGAGGGTGACCTCGCGGCTGGCCATCGATCGGCTGCGGTGGGCGAAGTCGCGGCGGGAGTCGTACGTGGGACCGTGGCTGCCCGAGCCCGTCAGCACGACGCCCGACGTCGCCGAGCACGCCGAGCTGGCCGAGTCGGTGGAGCTGGCGCTGCTCCTGGTGCTGGAGACGCTGTCGCCGCTCGAACGGGCCGTGTTCGTGCTGCGGGAGGCGTTCGACCTGCCGTTCACCGAGATCGCCGAGATCATCGGGCGGGCCGAGCCGGCGACCAGGCAGCTCGCGCGGCGGGCGCGGGACCACGTGCGGGACAGGCGGCCCCGGTTCGACGTGGACAGGCAGGAGCGGCGGCGGATCACCGAGCGGTTCATCAGCGCCTCCGCCGAGGGCGACCTCGACGGGCTGATCGAGCTGTTCGCGAGCGGGGTCACGATGGTCAGCGACGGCGGCGGCAAGGCCAGGGCCGCGCTGCGGGTCATCACCGGCGCCGACAACGTCAGCCGCTGGCTGCTGTCGATCAGCACCCCCGCCAACATCGCGGCCTTCATGACCTCGATCGGCATGGCGGGGATCTCCGACCTGTCCTTCGGGCTGGCGACCATGAACAACGCCCCCGCGATGGTCATCTCCGCGGGTGGACGGGTGATCACGGTCGCCTCGCTGCTGATCTCGGACGGCAAGATCGACACGATCTACCTCATCGCGAACCCCGAGAAGATCGCGCACCTGGAGCCCGTCTGA
- a CDS encoding ketopantoate reductase family protein, with the protein MKILMFGRGVIATIYGWVLQQAGHDVEFYVRPGRAATYGDAVDLDLFDTRRRVWGQRVAEKWPVRYREALEPDHDFDLIVLSVPHHRLAEATAFLAPRAGQATVLIFGNLWTEPLAAIGALPADQIAWGFPQAGGGFGADGVLHGALLPSVVFGTLGQPPTDRERAVRQAFREAGLRIKERPDFRGWLWVHFASDAGMFSQGLRLGSLSQLAGATGDLREALLAGRELLPLLKARGVDLRRHRGGVLPFRAPTWLTAPVLAWLTAHVAPARVSLTAHSDPDAEEPREVCRDTLAEARRLGISVPRLEAAEPHFAREGTGRVLFSRVRAR; encoded by the coding sequence GTGAAGATCCTGATGTTCGGCCGAGGCGTGATCGCCACCATCTACGGCTGGGTTCTGCAACAGGCCGGACATGACGTCGAGTTCTACGTCCGGCCGGGTCGCGCGGCGACGTACGGGGACGCGGTGGACCTCGACCTGTTCGATACGCGGCGCCGGGTGTGGGGGCAGCGCGTCGCCGAGAAGTGGCCGGTGCGCTACCGCGAGGCGCTGGAGCCGGACCACGACTTCGACCTGATCGTGCTCAGCGTGCCCCACCATCGCCTCGCGGAGGCGACGGCCTTCCTGGCCCCGCGTGCCGGCCAGGCCACGGTGCTGATCTTCGGCAACCTCTGGACCGAGCCGCTCGCCGCCATCGGCGCACTCCCCGCCGACCAGATCGCCTGGGGCTTTCCCCAGGCCGGTGGCGGTTTCGGCGCGGACGGCGTGCTCCACGGGGCGCTGCTGCCGTCGGTCGTCTTCGGCACACTCGGCCAGCCCCCGACCGACCGGGAACGGGCCGTGCGCCAGGCGTTTCGCGAGGCCGGGCTCCGGATCAAGGAGCGGCCTGACTTCCGCGGCTGGCTGTGGGTCCATTTCGCGTCGGATGCCGGCATGTTCTCGCAGGGCCTGCGGCTGGGATCCCTGTCCCAACTGGCCGGGGCAACGGGCGACCTGCGCGAGGCGCTGCTGGCCGGCCGCGAGCTGCTGCCGCTGCTCAAGGCGCGCGGCGTTGACCTGCGACGGCACCGGGGCGGTGTGCTGCCGTTCCGGGCGCCCACCTGGCTGACGGCACCCGTGCTCGCCTGGCTGACCGCTCATGTCGCGCCCGCGCGCGTGAGCCTCACGGCGCACTCCGACCCCGACGCCGAGGAGCCGCGCGAGGTCTGCCGGGACACTCTGGCCGAAGCACGACGGCTGGGCATCTCGGTACCACGACTGGAAGCGGCGGAACCGCACTTCGCCCGTGAGGGGACGGGTCGAGTCCTGTTCTCTCGGGTCAGAGCGAGATGA
- a CDS encoding Clp protease N-terminal domain-containing protein: MFARFTEGARRAVVKAGILALDAGRPALDAEVLLLGVAEVRPFSLAAFTASEADVRARVDVGDARSLLATLGIDLDAVHRRTRAGLDAPGLWSLRRSRVRPLRVTLYGPLGEIPLAMHSRKAIEVAMWRPGPVTGEDLLWGLLADQANGAAAILRDAGVDLAALIREARVPTRRTA, from the coding sequence GTGTTCGCCAGGTTCACCGAAGGGGCCCGCAGGGCCGTGGTCAAGGCCGGGATACTCGCGCTCGACGCGGGCCGCCCCGCGCTCGACGCCGAGGTGCTGCTGCTGGGGGTGGCCGAGGTCCGGCCGTTCTCGCTGGCGGCGTTCACCGCCTCCGAGGCCGACGTGCGGGCGCGGGTGGACGTGGGCGACGCGCGGTCGCTGCTGGCCACGTTGGGGATCGACCTCGACGCCGTCCACCGCCGCACCAGGGCGGGCCTGGACGCGCCCGGGCTGTGGAGCCTGCGGCGGTCCCGGGTGCGGCCGCTGCGGGTGACCTTGTACGGGCCGCTGGGGGAGATCCCGCTGGCCATGCACTCCAGGAAGGCGATCGAGGTCGCCATGTGGCGCCCCGGGCCGGTGACGGGCGAGGACCTGCTGTGGGGCCTGCTCGCCGACCAGGCGAACGGCGCCGCCGCGATCCTCCGGGACGCCGGGGTGGACCTGGCCGCGCTGATCCGCGAGGCCCGCGTCCCCACCCGGCGCACGGCCTGA
- a CDS encoding DHA2 family efflux MFS transporter permease subunit produces the protein MKALLTLTCAGQFMVLLDNTIVGAALPDMQQRLHTGLTGLQWIVDAYVLLVAMLLLSGGVFADRFGRRRVFLAGVVVFTAASVVCSLAPSIGWLIAGRVLQGVGAAALSPASLALLAAAYPAPSERVRAIGLWAGFSGIGLAAGPLAGGILVESFGWPAIFLVNVPIGAVLLLAGLRVLGESRNPSAPPIDVPGTVLSVAGVGAVTYGLIEGGSRGWTSPVILGSFAAGLVLLAAFVVVEGRASTPMLPLRLFHQRLFTVSNTAMVVVGFALMGSSFFFSQFFVHVQGTSILVAGLRTLPTSLAMVIVSPYAGRLAARYGFRVVVGIGLALAGLGLLALGFVHADTGYGNVWWLAVVGIESGLNSAFLAAGAVTLACAVFTGLWMTAARTPRAVPGGVPMPRSAARG, from the coding sequence GTGAAAGCGTTGCTCACCCTGACCTGCGCAGGTCAGTTCATGGTGCTGCTCGACAACACGATCGTCGGCGCCGCCCTGCCCGACATGCAGCAGCGGCTCCACACCGGGCTGACCGGCCTGCAGTGGATCGTCGACGCCTACGTGCTGCTGGTGGCCATGCTGCTGCTGTCGGGCGGCGTCTTCGCCGACCGGTTCGGCCGCAGGCGGGTGTTCCTGGCCGGGGTGGTGGTGTTCACGGCCGCGTCGGTGGTGTGTTCGCTCGCGCCCTCGATCGGCTGGCTGATCGCCGGGCGGGTGCTGCAGGGCGTCGGGGCCGCGGCGCTGAGCCCCGCCTCGCTGGCGTTGCTCGCCGCCGCGTATCCCGCCCCGAGTGAGCGCGTCAGAGCGATCGGGTTGTGGGCCGGGTTCAGCGGCATCGGCCTGGCCGCCGGACCGCTGGCAGGCGGGATCCTGGTGGAGTCCTTCGGCTGGCCCGCCATCTTCCTGGTCAACGTGCCCATCGGGGCGGTCCTGCTGCTGGCCGGTCTGCGTGTCCTGGGCGAGTCCCGCAACCCGAGCGCACCGCCGATCGACGTCCCCGGCACGGTCCTGTCCGTCGCGGGCGTGGGCGCCGTGACCTACGGCCTGATCGAGGGCGGTTCCCGAGGCTGGACCTCGCCGGTGATCCTGGGCAGCTTCGCCGCCGGACTGGTGCTCCTGGCCGCGTTCGTCGTGGTCGAGGGTCGTGCGTCGACGCCGATGCTGCCGCTCCGGCTGTTCCACCAGCGGCTGTTCACGGTGTCCAACACGGCGATGGTCGTGGTCGGGTTCGCGCTGATGGGGTCGTCGTTCTTCTTCTCCCAGTTCTTCGTCCACGTCCAGGGCACTTCGATCCTGGTCGCCGGGCTGCGGACCCTGCCCACCTCGCTGGCCATGGTGATCGTCAGCCCGTACGCCGGCCGGCTCGCGGCCAGGTACGGCTTCCGCGTCGTGGTCGGCATCGGCCTGGCGCTGGCCGGGCTGGGGCTGCTGGCGCTGGGCTTCGTCCACGCCGATACCGGCTACGGGAACGTGTGGTGGCTGGCGGTCGTCGGCATCGAATCCGGCCTCAACAGCGCCTTCCTCGCGGCGGGTGCCGTGACGCTGGCCTGCGCCGTGTTCACCGGCCTGTGGATGACCGCGGCCCGGACACCGCGGGCTGTCCCGGGCGGCGTCCCCATGCCGAGATCAGCGGCGCGAGGGTGA
- a CDS encoding TetR/AcrR family transcriptional regulator: protein MTADKPLRADAQRNRDALIAKARELFDAGDFFDLRFDDFARLAGVGTGTLYRHFPTREALAEAVYHGEVATLCDRARRLQATLPAAEALATFLRGMVDHIDAHKGLARTLATLMATGSGALAEGSQALEQAVTGLVAAAVKDGAVRDDVDAGAVMMALHGISAAHDRPGWRAEADDVITLVLDGLRRPL, encoded by the coding sequence ATGACCGCCGACAAGCCGCTGCGGGCCGACGCCCAACGCAACCGCGATGCCCTGATCGCCAAGGCACGAGAGCTCTTCGACGCCGGCGATTTCTTCGACCTGCGCTTCGACGACTTCGCCCGCCTGGCCGGAGTGGGCACCGGCACGCTGTACCGCCACTTCCCCACCCGGGAAGCACTGGCCGAGGCGGTCTACCACGGGGAAGTCGCCACGCTGTGCGACCGCGCCCGCCGGCTACAGGCCACCCTGCCCGCGGCGGAGGCCTTGGCGACCTTCCTACGCGGCATGGTCGACCACATAGATGCCCACAAGGGCCTGGCCCGGACGCTGGCCACGCTCATGGCCACCGGCTCGGGCGCCCTCGCCGAGGGCAGCCAGGCGCTGGAGCAGGCTGTCACCGGCCTGGTGGCCGCCGCCGTGAAGGACGGCGCCGTCCGCGACGACGTGGATGCCGGTGCCGTCATGATGGCACTGCACGGCATCAGCGCGGCTCATGACCGCCCCGGTTGGCGGGCCGAGGCCGACGACGTCATCACCCTCGTGCTGGACGGGCTGCGCCGCCCGCTATGA
- a CDS encoding TetR/AcrR family transcriptional regulator gives MSSIWSRPTPPRRPVLTREAIVAAAIAVADAEGLAAVSIRRVAAELDARAMTLYSYIERKEDLLALMLDEVSAEVLVEEPLPSSWREALLLMARRERELVLRHPWRVELISQRVAVGPNALRHVEQKLAAFDGLGLDQLTRWRFLAVFNDYMTGFVVREAQERGAPRSEGINEAERAAVAEPYIKELVESGEFPRLAPMIEQGVRGADDNFERGLNWVLDGIERAVPER, from the coding sequence GTGAGCTCGATCTGGTCCCGTCCCACGCCACCCCGCCGCCCGGTGCTGACCCGGGAGGCCATCGTGGCCGCCGCCATCGCCGTCGCCGACGCCGAAGGGCTGGCCGCCGTCTCGATCCGGCGGGTGGCCGCCGAGCTGGACGCGCGGGCGATGACGCTGTACTCGTACATCGAGCGCAAGGAGGACCTGCTCGCGCTGATGCTCGACGAGGTCAGCGCCGAGGTGCTCGTCGAGGAGCCGCTGCCGTCCTCCTGGCGCGAGGCGCTGCTGCTGATGGCGCGGCGGGAGCGCGAGCTGGTGCTGCGGCATCCGTGGCGGGTGGAGCTGATCTCGCAGCGGGTGGCAGTGGGGCCCAACGCGCTGCGGCACGTGGAGCAGAAGCTGGCCGCCTTCGACGGGCTGGGGCTCGACCAGTTGACCCGGTGGCGGTTCCTGGCCGTGTTCAACGACTACATGACCGGGTTCGTGGTGCGGGAGGCGCAGGAGCGCGGGGCGCCGCGCTCGGAGGGGATCAACGAGGCGGAGCGGGCGGCCGTGGCGGAGCCGTACATCAAGGAGCTGGTCGAGAGCGGGGAGTTCCCGCGGCTGGCGCCGATGATCGAGCAGGGGGTGCGCGGGGCGGACGACAACTTCGAACGCGGCCTCAACTGGGTCCTCGACGGCATCGAACGCGCCGTCCCGGAGCGGTAG
- a CDS encoding DinB family protein produces the protein MTRSERLAEQLDRHWRKNLRPRLDGLTDEEYFWEPVRGCWSIRPRGTSAAPMSAGSGEWTMDSASPDPVPAPVTTIAWRLAHIIVSCLGYRVGWHFGGQDFDGRTFAYAGTAVEALKQLDEMYGRWNAGVRELSDADLENPPTVGPERFPMEGIVLHVNRELIHHGAEISLLRDLYRWQDGAEPHRI, from the coding sequence ATGACAAGAAGCGAGCGGCTCGCGGAGCAGCTGGACCGGCACTGGCGTAAGAACCTGCGGCCGCGGCTGGACGGTCTCACCGATGAGGAGTACTTCTGGGAGCCGGTGCGCGGCTGCTGGAGCATCCGCCCACGTGGCACGTCGGCCGCACCGATGTCGGCAGGTTCGGGGGAGTGGACGATGGACTCCGCGTCCCCTGACCCGGTGCCGGCACCGGTGACCACGATTGCCTGGCGGCTGGCGCACATCATCGTCTCGTGCCTGGGCTATCGGGTCGGATGGCACTTCGGCGGCCAGGACTTCGACGGCCGGACATTCGCCTACGCGGGGACCGCTGTCGAGGCGCTGAAGCAGCTCGATGAGATGTATGGGAGATGGAACGCGGGGGTCCGCGAGCTCTCGGACGCTGACCTGGAGAATCCGCCCACGGTGGGTCCCGAGCGGTTTCCCATGGAGGGCATCGTCCTGCACGTCAACCGGGAGCTGATCCATCACGGCGCCGAGATCTCCCTGCTGCGCGACCTCTACCGCTGGCAGGACGGAGCCGAACCGCACCGAATATGA
- a CDS encoding metal-dependent hydrolase: MRSTVVTFPDGRAAGRSEIVGAVPVGDRHGLVVAETPFHPLDHTWPDQPADRGTIGGLPVVDCVTGAQSSTGEVFVGDAIPVRRGTEGWEWLVVHVTETPLPVGAEVELEVDAGFRAALSAGHTACHLAALAVNAALAGHWRKEATPDPLGHPDFDQAAIVSSRIEPHGSVDVYRLGKSLRKKGFSAEGLDFGKVAQQANEQLAAWVAAGAPVRLDVPGPGLTARRTWHCSLPEGEASIPCGGTHVGSTAELGRVEVAFSLEEATLTMRTTCGGPS, from the coding sequence ATGAGATCCACCGTCGTCACCTTCCCTGACGGCCGGGCCGCCGGCCGTTCCGAGATCGTCGGGGCCGTGCCGGTGGGGGACCGGCACGGTCTCGTCGTCGCCGAGACGCCGTTCCACCCCCTTGACCACACCTGGCCCGACCAGCCCGCAGACCGGGGCACGATCGGAGGTCTGCCGGTCGTCGACTGCGTGACAGGGGCCCAGTCGAGCACCGGCGAGGTCTTCGTCGGCGACGCCATCCCGGTGCGGCGCGGCACGGAGGGCTGGGAGTGGCTGGTCGTCCACGTCACCGAGACGCCGCTGCCCGTCGGGGCGGAGGTCGAGCTCGAGGTGGACGCCGGTTTCCGGGCGGCGCTCTCGGCGGGCCACACCGCCTGCCACCTGGCCGCGCTCGCCGTGAACGCGGCCCTGGCCGGCCACTGGCGCAAGGAGGCCACCCCCGACCCGCTCGGGCACCCCGACTTCGACCAGGCGGCGATCGTGTCGTCGCGGATCGAGCCGCACGGCAGCGTCGACGTCTACCGCCTGGGCAAGTCGTTGCGCAAGAAGGGGTTCTCCGCCGAGGGCCTGGACTTCGGGAAGGTCGCCCAGCAGGCGAACGAGCAGCTCGCGGCCTGGGTGGCGGCCGGCGCGCCGGTCCGGCTGGATGTCCCGGGGCCGGGGCTGACCGCCCGCCGCACGTGGCACTGCTCGCTCCCGGAGGGCGAGGCGTCCATCCCGTGCGGCGGCACCCACGTGGGGAGCACGGCCGAGCTGGGACGGGTCGAGGTCGCGTTCTCGCTGGAAGAGGCCACCCTGACCATGCGCACCACCTGCGGCGGCCCGAGCTAG
- a CDS encoding methyltransferase domain-containing protein yields MSSSQPLADPGSAPDHRYLLDNARVEAGERFTWLAELFDGVTRGHFDRLGVKAGWRCWEVGAGGPSIPEALATAVGPTGYVLATDINPAWLDPHGGYEVLRHDIVADPPPQPGTFDLVHARLVLVHVPDRARALATMVAALRPGGRLLVEDADTELQPLACLDEVGPAQQRANRLRRAVRELMTRRGADLRYGRTLPRALRAAGLVDVAAAGCFPVGGVACDRLETATVRMVRAELLAAGLADDAEIDAHLAAVDAGELDLTLAPLISAWGRRPGQPAVSGPRSSTGR; encoded by the coding sequence ATGAGTTCATCGCAACCCCTCGCCGACCCCGGGTCTGCCCCGGACCACCGCTACTTGCTCGACAACGCCCGGGTGGAGGCGGGCGAGCGGTTCACCTGGCTGGCCGAGCTGTTCGACGGTGTCACACGGGGGCACTTCGACCGGCTCGGAGTGAAGGCGGGCTGGCGCTGCTGGGAAGTCGGTGCCGGAGGCCCCAGCATTCCCGAGGCACTCGCCACCGCCGTCGGACCAACCGGTTACGTGCTGGCCACGGACATCAATCCGGCCTGGTTGGACCCGCACGGCGGGTACGAGGTGCTCCGGCACGACATCGTCGCGGACCCGCCGCCGCAGCCAGGCACGTTCGACCTGGTACACGCCCGGCTCGTGCTCGTCCACGTCCCCGACCGTGCCCGGGCGCTGGCGACGATGGTGGCGGCGCTGCGCCCCGGTGGCCGGCTGTTGGTCGAGGACGCCGATACCGAGCTGCAGCCGCTGGCCTGCCTCGACGAGGTCGGCCCGGCACAGCAGCGCGCCAACCGGCTGCGGCGCGCGGTCCGGGAGTTGATGACCCGCCGCGGCGCCGACCTGCGCTACGGCCGTACGCTGCCGCGGGCGTTGCGTGCGGCCGGCCTGGTCGATGTCGCGGCGGCCGGCTGCTTCCCGGTCGGCGGGGTGGCCTGCGACCGGCTGGAGACCGCGACGGTGCGCATGGTCCGCGCCGAGTTGCTCGCCGCTGGGCTGGCCGACGACGCCGAGATCGACGCGCACCTGGCCGCCGTCGATGCCGGCGAGCTCGACCTCACCCTCGCGCCGCTGATCTCGGCATGGGGACGCCGCCCGGGACAGCCCGCGGTGTCCGGGCCGCGGTCATCCACAGGCCGGTGA
- a CDS encoding helix-turn-helix domain-containing protein yields the protein MEVTELAEAAGDRDPGVGLAAVAALRALLEELEATHVSNARAQGWSWEQIADALGVRRQSAHRKHARRTGR from the coding sequence ATGGAAGTCACCGAGCTGGCCGAGGCGGCCGGCGATCGCGATCCCGGAGTGGGGCTGGCGGCCGTGGCCGCGCTCAGGGCCCTGCTGGAGGAGCTGGAGGCGACGCACGTGTCGAACGCCCGCGCCCAGGGCTGGTCGTGGGAGCAGATCGCCGACGCGCTGGGGGTTCGGCGGCAGTCGGCTCATCGCAAGCATGCTCGCAGGACGGGGAGGTAG
- a CDS encoding CynX/NimT family MFS transporter produces MSVLTQEARGRTTGSLAWLLVLGIVLAALNLRTAVTSVGPLLDQLTGALGMTSVGTGLLTTLPVLAFASVGAITPTLARRVGEHRLLLLALVTLGVGMLVRSLVGSAPVFLLSSAVALSGGAVGNVLIPTLIKRHFPARTGIMTTVYTTALAVGTMLAAAATVPIERASGDWHIALGVWAALAAVAAIPWLALLRSEPERDAGSRDAGLRRLLGSKLAWMIAVYFGTQSMIAYMMFGWLATILTDSGFSTSEAGAILGVFTALNIPVSIVVPVVASRFRDQRPAVVGLVAFYAAGFLGLWAGPADLALLWVTLVAVGMGSFPLALMMLALRTRTPEATAALSAFGQSAGYLIAGAGPLLVGVLRDVTGGWTLPYTLIFVVLVVQLFTGLYAGRNRYLEDEQAVPARMTR; encoded by the coding sequence ATGAGCGTGCTGACCCAAGAGGCACGAGGCCGAACCACCGGATCCCTCGCCTGGCTCCTCGTACTCGGAATCGTCCTCGCCGCACTCAACCTGCGCACCGCCGTCACCAGCGTCGGCCCGCTCCTCGACCAGCTGACCGGCGCGCTGGGCATGACGAGCGTCGGCACCGGCCTGCTCACCACCCTGCCCGTCCTCGCCTTCGCCAGCGTCGGCGCGATCACGCCCACCCTGGCCAGGCGCGTCGGCGAGCACCGCCTGCTCCTGCTCGCCCTCGTCACGCTGGGCGTCGGCATGCTGGTCAGGTCGCTCGTCGGCTCCGCCCCGGTGTTCCTGCTGAGCAGCGCCGTGGCGCTGTCCGGTGGCGCGGTCGGCAACGTGCTCATCCCCACGCTGATCAAGCGCCACTTCCCGGCCCGCACCGGGATCATGACCACCGTCTACACCACGGCCCTGGCGGTCGGCACCATGCTGGCCGCCGCCGCGACCGTGCCGATCGAGCGCGCGTCGGGCGACTGGCACATCGCGCTCGGCGTGTGGGCGGCCCTGGCCGCCGTCGCCGCCATTCCGTGGCTTGCGCTTCTGCGCAGTGAGCCGGAGCGGGACGCGGGCAGCCGGGACGCGGGCCTCCGCCGCCTCCTCGGCAGCAAGCTGGCGTGGATGATCGCGGTCTACTTCGGCACCCAGTCGATGATCGCGTACATGATGTTCGGCTGGCTCGCCACCATCCTCACCGACAGCGGTTTCAGCACGTCGGAGGCCGGGGCGATCCTCGGCGTGTTCACCGCGCTGAACATCCCGGTCTCGATCGTCGTGCCCGTGGTCGCCTCCCGCTTCCGTGACCAGCGTCCCGCCGTGGTCGGGCTCGTCGCGTTCTACGCGGCCGGGTTCCTGGGGCTGTGGGCCGGGCCGGCCGACCTGGCGCTGCTCTGGGTGACGCTGGTGGCGGTGGGCATGGGGTCGTTCCCGCTGGCGCTGATGATGCTGGCCCTGCGCACCCGTACGCCGGAGGCCACGGCCGCGCTGTCGGCGTTCGGGCAGAGTGCGGGATATCTCATCGCCGGCGCCGGTCCGCTGCTGGTCGGCGTGCTGCGCGACGTGACCGGCGGGTGGACGCTGCCGTACACGCTGATCTTCGTGGTGCTCGTCGTGCAGCTGTTCACCGGCCTGTACGCGGGCCGCAACCGCTACCTGGAGGACGAGCAGGCGGTGCCTGCGAGAATGACGCGATGA